A window of Coregonus clupeaformis isolate EN_2021a chromosome 28, ASM2061545v1, whole genome shotgun sequence contains these coding sequences:
- the LOC121556927 gene encoding membrane-spanning 4-domains subfamily A member 4D-like: protein MKYTFQSDECMVITIPLGNLRDAQEGQLMPETFHCVFKDVYKVFLKGQPKALGAAQLIAGVLVLILELLACGFPIIVLFTMRSSMLYVAAGMLTYAAGHSPNMCVVKLSFSLNIISCFWTVVPLGLYTAKVFIPLTWENQEVCSGIKGIVAVLLVIELVVAMVLIYWESKAVCRQHFNILPIVTLKQEV, encoded by the exons ATGAAGTACACATTTCAGTCAGATGAGTGCATGGTCATCACCATACCTCTGGGCAATCTCAGAGACGCTCAGGAGGGCCAGCTGATGCCTGAGACGTTCCACTGTGTCTTCAAAGACGTCTACAAGGTCTTCCTCAAGGGTCAGCCCAAAGCTCTTGGG GCGGCTCAGCTCATTGCTGGAGTCCTTGTCTTGATTTTAGAGCTACTTGCCTGTGGGTTTCCAATTATTGTGTTGTTCACCATGCGCAGCAGCATGCTG TATGTTGCTGCCGGAATGCTGACCTACGCTGCAGGTCACTCTCCAAATATGTGTGTG GTCAAACTGTCATTTTCCTTGAACATCATCAGCTGTTTCTGGACAGTAGTTCCTCTTGGTCTCTACACTGCTAAAGTCTTTATTCCTTTAACATGGGAAAATCAAGAG GTATGTTCTGGAATCAAAGGGATTGTTGCAGTTCTCCTGGTCATTGAACTGGTTGTTGCCATGGTGTTGATCTACTGGGAGAGCAAAGCAGTGTGCAGACAGCACTTCAATATTCTG CCCATAGTCACCCTGAAGCAGGAAGTATGA
- the LOC121556925 gene encoding membrane-spanning 4-domains subfamily A member 4D, whose product MKYTFQSDECMVITIPLGSLRDAQEGQLMPETFHCVFKDVYKVFLKGQPKALGAAQLIAGVLVLILGLLLVQHSPFVLFYTMPSVLYVAAGMLTYAAGHSPNMCVVKLSFSLNIISCFWTMAAVVLCTRHVYYDSPGDHPEAFDGIKWIVAVLLVIELVVAMVVIYWESKAVCRQHFNILPIVTLKQEV is encoded by the exons ATGAAGTACACATTTCAGTCAGATGAGTGCATGGTCATCACCATACCTCTGGGCAGTCTCAGAGACGCTCAGGAGGGCCAGCTGATGCCTGAGACGTTCCACTGTGTCTTCAAAGACGTCTACAAGGTCTTCCTCAAGGGTCAGCCCAAAGCTCTTGGG GCGGCTCAGCTCATTGCTGGAGTCCTAGTCTTGATTCTGGGGCTACTGCTTGTCCAGCACAGCCCATTTGTTCTGTTCTACACCATGCCCAGTGTCCTG TATGTTGCTGCCGGAATGCTGACCTATGCTGCAGGTCACTCTCCAAATATGTGTGTG GTCAAACTGTCATTTTCCTTGAACATCATCAGCTGTTTCTGGACAATGGCTGCTGTCGTTCTCTGCACTCGCCATGTCTATTATGATTCCCCAGGGGACCATCCAGAG GCATTTGATGGAATCAAATGGATTGTTGCAGTTCTCCTGGTCATTGAACTGGTTGTTGCCATGGTGGTGATCTACTGGGAGAGCAAAGCAGTGTGCAGACAGCACTTCAATattctg CCCATAGTCACCCTGAAGCAGGAAGTATGA
- the si:ch211-269k10.4 gene encoding uncharacterized protein si:ch211-269k10.4, whose product MACADIPMDILGPEAEAEAEAEAEEQEYEEAGDQRGEALIKYYQAAELMPAPKGPLHDLLLKQPAVLGSLQMMCGLLSVAVGVVFAATREASLSLLTMFRVAPFTGLLFFIAGLLSNLLFKFPRLLPVCLCVNIGCMVVAVVGGLLICVDLAITSWNPNVDHHLKLEMLMLCVLVLEVTLSAVLSFWIRGMKRSHSL is encoded by the exons ATGGCTTGTGCAGACATCCCTATGGACATCCTGGgtcctgaggctgaggctgaggctgaggctgaggctgaggagCAGGAGTATGAGGAGGCCGGGGACCAGAGAGGAGAAGCACTGATCAAGTATTACCAAGCCGCTGAACTAATGCCTGCTCCCAAAGGACCCCTCCATGACCTGTTACTGAAGCAGCCTGCAGTGTTGGGG TCTTTGCAGATGATGTGCGGTCTACTAAGTGTTGCAGTAGGAGTTGTGTTTGCTGCAACTCGGGAGGCAAGCCTGTCCCTTTTAACCATGTTCAGAGTCGCACCCTTCACTGGACTATTA ttctTCATCGCTGGGTTGTTATCCAACCTGTTGTTCAAATTCCCCAGACTATTACCT GTCTGCCTGTGTGTCAACATTGGCTGCATGGTCGTAGCAGTAGTTGGAGGACTGTTGATATGCGTTGACTTGGCCATAACTTCCTGGAATCCCAATGTTGACCATCATCTGAAG CTGGAGATGCTGATGCTCTGTGTGTTGGTTTTGGAGGTGACCCTCTCTGCTGTCCTCTCCTTCTGGATCCGGGGAATGAAACGCAGCCATTCACTGTGA